The Polyangium mundeleinium genome contains the following window.
TCGGTACATGGAAGGCTCCTTTCGAGGGTGCGAGATCCCGGGACCCAAGGGTACTTTGCTGAGCTTCATGCGTGCCTCCTCCAGCATGGGCCTGTGCGTTCGAGGCCGCGCGGCGCCCCTCTGCTCACGAACGACCTCGTCCCGCGAAGGCAATTCTCACTTGTACCGGCACGTCTTGTGCCCGCTTTTGTCTTCGCAGATGAAGTCCGTGGGACAATCGCGGTCGTCCGCACATTCATTGAAGCAGCGTTTCCCGTCTCGGTCGATGCAAAAGAAACCGCTCGGGCAATCCTGATCGCTCGCGCACGTTGGGCTGCACCATCCCTCGGGAGAGCACTTTCCCCCTGTGCAGCATGCGTTTTGCGCTCCGCCACAATCATTATCGTTGTTGCACGTCGCACCGAACGGAACGCCGTTGAAGTCAGCGATCGGGCGCTCGCCATCGTTGCCGCAACCGAAAACGAGGGTTGCGAGTATGACAAACCATGCTGTACGCGTCATCCTCAAGTGCTCCTGTTTCAGGTGTAACGTCAAGCTATCAGAAGCCGCAGTCGGGATCGAGATGGTGCATTGATTTACCGGGGGACAATCGCCCCACATGCAGCGACACACAGCCTGGTAAGAAAAGCGACCGCGCGCGTGGGGGATATTCATGGGAAACCGTCGATACGCGATTGCCCGAGCGCATCGTGCGGACGCGGCTCGCTTGCTCTCTGCTGGACACGGCCTCGAGAGTCCGATACGGGGGCCCATGCGAGCCATCCGTCCTCTCCGGATCGTGCCCTGGCGCAGCGGTCGCCGCCCTGTCGGGTCCGCGCTGCTCGGGGTGGCGCTCGCGCTGAGGACGGGCCTCGCCCTCGGTGAGGAGCCGAAGAGCGCCGGCCCCGCGGTCGACGACGCGGCAGCGCAGCCCGTGCTCGTGCTGCTCGTCGCGAAGGGCGTGCGCTCGCCGCTCGAGGAGCGCGCCGTGACGCTCGTCGCCGCGCACGTCCGCTCTGCGGGCGTGACGTTGAAGCAGGTCGAGCGCCCTGCGAGCTCCTCCGCTACGGGCGACCGCATCGCCGACGCGCGTGCGGTCGCGAACGACGAGGGCACGAAGGGGGTGCTCTGGGTGGAGATCGGGCCACAGGACGAGCTCGTCCTCCATCTCCTCGAGAAGGAAGGGGGGCGCGTGTTTCGCCGCGGCGTCCCCGCGCCCGCCGGCCAGACCTCCGCGGCGCTGGAGGCGCTCGCGAACATCGCCGGCTCGGCCGCGGCGGAGCTGGTCATCGAGGGGCACATCGTCACGATGACCTCCCTGGAGAGCGCCGACGCCGGGTCCTCTCCTGCGCCCGCCGCCGAGGCGGTCCCGGTTTCCGCGCCCCCTCCGGCTCCGCCGCCCCCTGAAACGAGGGCGCCTGCGCCCGTGCCTGCGCCTCGGGTGACGCCTCCTCCGGAGGCTCCCGCGCAGCCGAGCTTTCGGCGGCTGCTCCTCTCCGCGGGATATACGGGCGGCACCTTCGCGAGCGAGGCCTCCTGGCAGAGCGCCCTCGCGCTCTCTGCGTGGTGGGCGCCCGCGCCGAACGCGCGCGTCGGCCTCGGCTACGAGATGCTCTTCGAAGAGTACATCAAGGGATCGAGCTCCCCGCTCGACGTCGACCTGTCCCGTCATCCCATCGTCTTGAGCGGCGGATATCGCTTCCTCTTCGGCGGCCGCTGGGACGTCGATCTGGGCGCGCGTAGCACGGTCGACATCGTCGTCCGCGACCCGCACCCCGTTCCTCCTTCTGCGGCTCCTTCGCCCACGCCGTCGACGCCACCGCCGCTGCGGCATGCGGTCGACACGCTCGTGAGCGTCGCCCCCACGGTGGGCCTCGGCTTCCGGATCGTCGACCGGCTCCGCCTCGGCGCCTGGGCAGGCGTGGACGTGCCGCTGAACCGGCTCTCCACGACGAACCAGCGCCGGATCGACCTCCAGATCGCCCCGGTGAGGTTCCTCGGCGGCCTCGAGTTCCAGGTGGAGCTGATCGAGCCCACGGTCCCGCGCCCTGTCCGGGCGGGGCGGTGAAGAAAAAAATGACCCGCTCCCGGGGGCGCGCGGAACCATGCGCCCGTGCGTGTGGGTGGAAAGTCGAGCCTCATGAGCGCGAGCGTCCTCGGGCGGTCACGCCCCGGCCCTGACGAGGCCGCGGTCGTGGCCTCGCCCCTGGATCTCGATCGGGCTCGCCGTGCCGGCGCGGGCGAGCCCGCCGCCCAGGCGTGGCTCGCCATGGAGCTGCTCCCGAGCGTCCGGCGGATCGCGCGGGCTTTCCTGCAGAGCCCCGCCGACGCGGACGACGTCGCCCAGCTCGCGCTGCTCGCGATCCTGAGGAGCGCCGCGACCTACCGCGGCGAGGCCAGCCTCGCGACGTGGGGGCGGCGCATCGCCGTGAGGACCGCGCTCAAGTACGTCCGCGCGCGGCGGCAGCACGAGGCCTTGATCGCGGGGGACGAGTCGGCCGCCGACGACGTGCCCGCTTCATCGCCCGGCCGTCACGCCGAGGCCCTCCCTCGCCATGTGCGCGCGTACCTGGACGAGCTGCCCGAGGCGCAGCGCGAGGTGATCATCCTCCACGTCGCGCTGGAGCACACGGTGGACGAGGTCGCCGAGATGACGGAGGCGAGCCGCGACACCGTGAAGAGCCGGCTGCGCCTCGGGATCGAGGCGCTGCGAAAGCAGGTCCGGCAGGATATCGCCGTCGGCCGCAGGAGGTCCGCATGAAGCCGATGAAGCATGCCTCGGACGAGGAGCGCTGGATCTCCCTCGTCGCGGCCCGGGGCCGTGGGCAGTCGCTCACGCCCGAGGAGGCCGAGTTCCTCCGTCATCAGGAAGAGGCCGAGCCGGAGCTCGCCGACGAAGCGGCGCTGTGGGCCGAGATCGGCCGACTCGGGTCGCCGCGCGGGGAAGGCGCCGAGCTCGACGACGGCGTGATGGCCTCACGGGTCCTCGCGAAGCTCCAGGAGGAGCGCGCCCCGTCGTCCGCAGAGCCCTTTCCGGAGCCGCGCCCGCGACCCCTCACGCGACCCATGACGAGGCGCGGGGTCGCGGGGCTTGCCGCCACGCTCGCCTTCGCGGCGGCGCTGGGCGCCTTCGCGGCGACGTGGATGAACACGCACTTCGGGGGGCCGGAGCGCCCGATCGAGGGCATCGACGCCGGGCCACCTCCGCCTGCGCAAACGACCGCGCCGCCGAAGCCCGTCGAGGTCGTCGCGCCGATGCCTTCCTCGGTCGAGGCGCCCGCCGCGAGCGTCGCCGAAGCGCCCGCCGCGAGCGTCGTCGAGGCGCCCGTCCCGGCGGCCCCGCCTCGGGCGGCGGATCAGGACGGCAGGCGCGGCAAGGTGAGCGCGGGCTCGAGCGCTGACGAGCTCCTGGGCGAAGCGCAGGCCGCGCTCGCCGCGGGCCGGACCCGAGACGCGATCACGACCTACCAAACGCTGCTCGCGCGTTACCCGGAGAGTACCGAGGCGCGCGCCGCGCTGGTGTCCCTCGGACGCCTCTCGCTCGCGGGCGGCAACGCGGGCTCCGCGCTCGGCTTTTTCGATCGCTACCTGGCGAGCGGGGGCGGCGCGCTCGCGATCGAGGCCCGCTACGGCCGCATCCAGGCGCTCCAGCAGCTCGGGCGCGCCGGCGAGGCGCAGGCCGCGATCGACGACTTCCTCGCCCGCCACGGCGACAGCGTCTTCGCGACCCGGCTGCGCGAGCAGCGCAAAGGGCATTAGAGCGCCCGACGAGATTCGATCACCTTCGGTTCTTTTTTTGACCCGCTCTCGCGCTCCCCGGGCACGAGGGCGGCACAGAGCGGCGGGGGCATGTCCGAATACGCCTGTAGCGCGTCACGTTCCAAAGGACCTGAGGAAACATGGCCATGTTCAACAAATTCACGATGCCGGGGATCTTCGCATTGGCGCTGGGTTCGTCGCTCGCCGCGTGTGGCGCCGAGGAGCCGGGCCTGGAGGACACCGAGAACGTCGGACAGGATGCCCAAGAGCTCCAGTCCTTCATCGCGCCGTTCCGGGACGGGTCGACGATGCGCGGCAGCCCCACGGACTGGGATCACAACCACGGCAAGGCCTCGTGCGCCCCCGGCGAGGTGGTGAGCGGCATCAGCGTATACTCCGGGGATCACCAGGGCCGGAACGCGCTCTGCAAGCAGGGCGATGCCGCGAAATTCACGGGGACCGTGGCGGCGACGCTGCTGCTCGACAACGCCGCGGACCAGCGCCGGGCGTCGCGCCTCGGCGACTGGGCGCCCGGGTTCTACAAGCTCGAGTGCGGTTCCGGCGAGTACGTGAGCGGCGTCAGCGAGAACGCCACGCAGTTCCAGGGCGACAACAAGTTCCACGGGGTCCAGTGCGCGCAGGGGGCGGGGTTCACCGAGGACACGACCTGCACCGTGCGGATCTTCGATCTTGGCGACGATCGCGGAGACTCGACGATCGTGGATTGGGACCAATACGCGTACAAGGGCGAGTGCGCAATCAACGAGCACGTGGCCGGCGTCAGCGTGTCGCCAGCGACGGGCGCCCCGCATTCGCTCCTGTGCTGTCAGAGCTCCGGGCCCGCGCCCACGATGTTGCCCGGCCAGACGTTCTGGGGGACGGGCGCGTTCACGGAGTTCGTCGCGCAGACGGCGACGGAGTGTTACACCCCCTGCCTCGAAGACGCGTCGTGCACGGGCGGCACCTTCAACCCGCACAAGCAGCAATGCTGGCTCCGCACGGGGAGCGCGGCCATCGGCGGCGGGATCCCGTCGGACTATGCGTTCACGGTGTCGTCGAGCCTGGGCGACGCGTACGCCCAGTCGCTGATGCACGCGGGCCGGACCTTCTGGGGGACGGGGCCGCTCCACGAGTTCACCACGACGAGCGCGGCGGCATGTTATCAGGCCTGTATCCATAACGGGTCCTGCACGGGCGGCACCTTCAACCCGCACAAGCAGCAATGCTGGCTCCGCACGGGGAACGCGGACGTCGGCGCCGGGCTTGTGTCGGACAGCGCATTCGTGATCAGCGCCGGCAGGCGCGACGAGGCGTTGCAAGCGTTGGTGACCAAGTTCGCGCCGCGGCTGCGTTTTGATGGATCAGCCCCCAACTACCCCATGTCCGCGCAGGTGTTCTACGACGCGGCCGTCGCCAAGCCGCAGACGGGTCGGGTCGACAACACCGACATCGCCTCCCTGTCCGCGGGTACCATCCCGACGTATACCCAGGCCACCGTCTGCGGCGCGCAGGTGCGGATCCAATACTGGTTCTTCTACGGCCACCAGCCGAGCTGCGACGGGGTTTCCGGCGCCCACAGCGGCGACTGGGAGAGGATCATGGTGACCTTGCGCGAGGATCGGAGCCAAATCGCGGCCGTCACCTACTGGACGCACGGCTACTACTACACGCGGCTCGTGGAGCGCGGCCATGTCCCCATCGAAGACAGCACCCACCCCGTCGTCTTCGCGGGAAAGAACTCGCACGCGAGTTTCTACAACCAGGGTGGGGTTGGTGAGGTCTGCTGGCCTGCCTGGGGCGAATGGCGCAACAACTCCAACGGCGCTCACATCGACACGTGGAACAACCTCGTCAGCCTCGCCGCGAACGCCGAGCCCTGGATGAGCCATGACCGGAAGGGCGACTTCGAGTACTGGGGTGACGACGGCGTGAGCACCCACCCGACCCAGGCCTGGCCGAGCTGCAACATGCCCGCGGCCTCGTGGAAGACCGGTCTGGAGACCTGGGAGCACACCGATTGCGAGTACGGGGACACGGAGGCGTTGGAGACCTGCTGGACCAGCGGTTGGGACTCGTACACCAAAGCCTGGACCATCGGCGTCACCGACCGAGGCCTCATCAAGCCGAACTGAGCGCCGCGCCCACGGTTCGTAGGGGCGAAATCGCCCCTCGACCCGAACCAGGCACGGCCCTCGGCATAGACCTCCTCGGGCAACCGTCGCGCCGGGGCGCTGCCCCGGACCCCGCGGGGGCTGTTCGCCCAAAGGCCCGAACCAGGCACGGCCTGGACCGAAGGTGGAAGAACTGCGCGGTGCGCAGTTCTTCCAACGGCCGGTAACAAGACCAGCGACAGCGTTGCCTGTTGAAATGGCAGCGCGTCTGTCTTGGTTGGCAGGGGTCGTTCCTCGGCCTGTTCGATGAACTGCGCATCGCGCAGTTCATCGACCCCGGGTCCAGCGCTTGCGCTGGTCCAGGTCCAGGGGCGGATAGCCCCGGTGGGGCCTGGGGCAAAGCCCCAGCGCAACGGCCCCCCGTTGGTTCTCCCGCCCGAGCCACTTCACAGCGCGCGTCGCGGTTGACCTGCCTCTCGTCGCTGGGTATGCAGACCTCCATGCGCACCCTCGGCTCGTTTGCCATTTCGATCCTCCTTTATGCCTTGCTCCCTGGCTGCGGCGACACGAACGCCGATCCTCCTTCCTCCACGGAGGGAAGCGGGGCGAATGGCGGCACGGGCGGCGGCGGCGGCTCCGCGGGCGAAGGGGGCGCGGGCGGCGCGGGCGGCGACGCCGGCATGGGCAGCGTGTGGGGGACCTTTGAAAAACCCTTCGCGGTGGACTCGTTGTGGAACAGCCACCCCAAAAACCCCGTCCTCGGCGACTACCAGATCCCGCCGACGCCCAATCCGGCCTTTTATCCCGTCGTGGCCGGAGGCGCTTACTCGACGACCATCTTCCGCGCGTCGGAGAGCGACCCGCCGATGCAGGTGCTTGGCAAAGGCGGCGCCGCGGGCCCGAGCTGCCCCGACGTCGGCGGATCGTGCGCCGTCGTCATCCCGCACTGGCCTGCCTCGGTCGAGGGCGCGTCGGGCAGTGATGGTCATGCCGACATCGTCGACGAGAAGACGGGCATCATTCATTCGTTCTGGCAGCTCAAGAAAGACGCGGCCGGCGCCTGGACTGCAACGATGTATTCATGGTCCCCCCTCGCCGGCTCGGGCTGGGGCGACCCCGCGCATTTCTCCCAGGGGGCGCGCGCTTCCGGCGTGTGCACCGCCGCCGGCCTCATTCGCGTGAACGAAGCCGACGACGGGGAAGAGCTGTTCCACCACGCGCTGGCCTTGTCGCTGGATGGCACCGCGATGAAAGCCGGTTTCGTCTTTCCCGCCACCCTCGAGGACGGCGACAGCGCCTCGGCCTACAAGGGGCAGATCCCCATGGGCTCGCTCCTGATGCTGCCGCCGGACTACGACACGTCGAAGGTCACGTCGCCTGGCCTCTTGAAGGTCATCAAGACGCTCCAGGTCTACGGGGCCCGCCTCGTCGACCGAAACACCGATACGCCCTTCGCCATCTACGTGGAGAACGGCAGCCAATTCACGGTCTCGACGAAGCCGCCCGGCGAGTGGGACAGCGTGGTGGCCAATCAGTTGTTCGACGTGGCCCACGCGCTGCGCAGGATGGAAAGCTCCGACGGGTTCATCGACGGCGACGGCAAGGAATTCGTGCCGAACACGAACCTCAATCGCATGTCGATGCGCGGCCCCTGGAACGGCAGCGGCGGGGCCTTCGACTCCTGGCAGCAGGCGCTCGTGTTCGCGAGCACGGACACGGCCATCAAGCTGGAGCATACGAATGCCACCTGGGACTATCGGGTGAGCTGGGCTCCGTGGACGGCCGGGGCGAGTTATCGGCTCACCGTGGTCGCGAGCGGCGGGGCGAAGCTCAACATGCAGTTCAAGGACGGCATGTACAAGACGATCCTCGAGACCGGCAGCCTGGGGGACGGCGAGAGCAAGAGCTTCCTCATGCCCGCGGACAATGGATATCCGATCCTCCTCGCGACGAGCGGCGTCGGTCCGGCGTCGACGGTGCGGGGGATTCTCGTCGCCGAGTGAGACGCGGACCGCGTCGAGGGCTCGGCACGACGGCTGCAAGAGCGCGACGCACGGAGGTGAACATGACGGAGAGGAAGGGCCACTGGATGCGGGTTCTCGGGCTCGTGGCGGCGACCTGGGTGGTGGGGATGGCCGGCTGCGGCGGAAGCGAGGCCGGAGGAGGCGGGGGCGCGGCCGGCGGAGGCGGAGGTGCGGCCGGCGGAGACGGAGTTGACCCCGCGGAGACGCACAAGTGCGATCACGGCATGATCTCGACCGGTATCTCGACCAACCCGTACGTCGTGGAGGCCGTGACGGGAGACAATGGCACGTTCGTCGACCATTGCGACGAGAACGGCAACCTCGTCCAATACAACTGCGAGTTCACGATTTGCGACGGCGTAAACTGCGAGCCGATCTTCACGGGCGTGGTCGTCGAGGATGTGTTCGACTGCAAGGGCCCCTGCAAGGCAGGCGTCTGCGAGCGGGGCTGTCCGGAGGCGGACGTCGCACTCACGATCGCATCGGTCGATGCAACCGGAACGACGACGCTGAACGACGCGGCGAGCGGCACGGGGTACACCTGTACCTCCGTCATCGACATGAATTCGAACGACGGGTGGGCGTGCACCGGCGCCGAGGCCGTTGGGGCCACGGGGAAGGTCGGGAACTCGTCCGGGTCCTGCAACAGGGGTGAGGGAGCGTTCCGCGTGGGGTTTCCCACGGGGGACTGCTTCTACCTCAACTGCGCGCACTCGAATTGAGCGCAGGCGACCCACGCAAGCCGTGACGGGCGCGCAACAACCGTCACGACGCCATGACAGCCCCCGTCACGTCGTCATGACGGCCTGGCCGAGAGGCAGGGAGGCAACCCACGTTGCCAGGTGCACGCCGAGGGCCGGAGAAGGCGCCGGACCCGGCCTGCGCCTGCGCGTCGCCGCAAGGACGTGCTCCTCGCGACGTTATTCGCAGCCGCAGCCGCAGGCATTGGAGAAGAACGACTGCGGCGGCTCGCAGCGATACTTGATGAGCATGCACTTTTCCCTGTCGCCGAGGTATCTGCGGTGCGGCTCTTTGGCAGGGTCGCACCCGCTGGCCGCAGGGACCTGCGTGCCTGCTGGATTCGTGGGCGCGGTCTGCGGATCCCCGACCGTCGCGGTGGGCTGCGGCGCAGGCGATGGCGGCGCGCTGACAGACGTCGTTGACGCCCCGAGCGCTTGGGGCGTGGCGGGCGCCTGGTCGCTTGCCGCTGGCGCCTGACCGCTGCAAGCGCCGGCCGTCGACACGGCGAAAAACGCGAAGACGGCGTACATGGGCGAACGTCGGCAAGGGGAGAGCGAGCTCTTCTTCATTCGAGACCTCAATACGATCCGCGCGCCTCAGGGCGCTCCGCAGGGGTTCAGCGTACAACATCCCGCCCCCCAGGGAGAGCCTCCCAGGGAACGGTCGCCGCGAACCAGTTTCGAGCACGTCGTGCACCTACCACCACGACCTCGAACCTGGTTCGAAGGCGTGCTGCACGGGGAGAGGTCTCTGCGCGGGAACCGACGCGCTGTACGCGGTGTCGTCCGCCGCGCGATGGTCCCCTTGCTGCGTTCTCTCTCCCTCTTGTGCTGCACAGCGGTCACATTTTCTGCCTGCGCGCGGCCCGTTGTCACACACACCGCACCGCCCGTGGTCGTGCTGCCGACCGTAACGCCCGAGCTCGACGTCACCGCCGAGCCCCCTGCCCCACAGCCCGCGCAGGCCACGCAGCCCGCACCTCCCCGCGGAACGTACTGGGTGCGGCGGCTCACCCGCGGGATCAACATCGCGTCGGGCGTGGGCCAAGAGCGCGCGTACTCGGGCGAGGTCGCGTGCGTGCCCGCGACGATCGATCGCAAGGCGAACGAGATCACGTTCACGCTGGGTCCGTTTTCGTTTCCGTTGCACGAGATGGGCGAGCACTGGACGCTGGGGTCGCCCACGCTCACGCACGCGTCGCCCGCGTTCTCGTTTCGCGGGAACACATCCCAGGAGATCGATCGGCTCGATGAGAGCAGCGACGAGGTGGTGCTCACAACGGTGGGCGCGCTGTTCCGTGAACGCGAAGCGTGCGCGCACAGCACGCGCTTCCTGCTGCGCTGCGTGGGAGACGCGTGCGAGGAGCTTGCGCCCACCGAGCGGCCGTTTCTGCTCCCCGCGTGCGAGCAGGAGATGGCCGAGGCGGAGCGCATGCGCGCGCGGGTGATCAACGTTCCGGACGCGGCGCTCGCGCGCACGCTCACGCGCGCAGACGCGCTGATCGCGCACGGCGGGACGCTGTGGGAGTACGTGACCAACGAAGCGCAGTGCCGCACGCTCACGGCGACGCCGCGCAAGGGCAACGGCGTGAAGTTCTCGCAGCGTTACACCATGCGAGACGGGCGGCGCGTGGAGCGCGAGACCGAGTTCGAGTCGGTGATGCCGTCCGCGCGGCAAGCGGCGCGCTCTACCGACTTCGGCTCGGTGACGTTTCCCGACGGCAGCCGGAGCTCGGGCTGGAGCGGGAGGACGATTCCGTCTCCGCCCGTGACGCTCTCCTTCGGCGACCAGCTCATGGTCGCCGACCAGCGCGAGTTCTACCTCACCGCAGCGAGTTGCCGCGTGCGACAAGCCCAAGGCAAC
Protein-coding sequences here:
- a CDS encoding RNA polymerase sigma factor, which gives rise to MSASVLGRSRPGPDEAAVVASPLDLDRARRAGAGEPAAQAWLAMELLPSVRRIARAFLQSPADADDVAQLALLAILRSAATYRGEASLATWGRRIAVRTALKYVRARRQHEALIAGDESAADDVPASSPGRHAEALPRHVRAYLDELPEAQREVIILHVALEHTVDEVAEMTEASRDTVKSRLRLGIEALRKQVRQDIAVGRRRSA
- a CDS encoding tetratricopeptide repeat protein; protein product: MKPMKHASDEERWISLVAARGRGQSLTPEEAEFLRHQEEAEPELADEAALWAEIGRLGSPRGEGAELDDGVMASRVLAKLQEERAPSSAEPFPEPRPRPLTRPMTRRGVAGLAATLAFAAALGAFAATWMNTHFGGPERPIEGIDAGPPPPAQTTAPPKPVEVVAPMPSSVEAPAASVAEAPAASVVEAPVPAAPPRAADQDGRRGKVSAGSSADELLGEAQAALAAGRTRDAITTYQTLLARYPESTEARAALVSLGRLSLAGGNAGSALGFFDRYLASGGGALAIEARYGRIQALQQLGRAGEAQAAIDDFLARHGDSVFATRLREQRKGH
- a CDS encoding PAN domain-containing protein; the encoded protein is MFNKFTMPGIFALALGSSLAACGAEEPGLEDTENVGQDAQELQSFIAPFRDGSTMRGSPTDWDHNHGKASCAPGEVVSGISVYSGDHQGRNALCKQGDAAKFTGTVAATLLLDNAADQRRASRLGDWAPGFYKLECGSGEYVSGVSENATQFQGDNKFHGVQCAQGAGFTEDTTCTVRIFDLGDDRGDSTIVDWDQYAYKGECAINEHVAGVSVSPATGAPHSLLCCQSSGPAPTMLPGQTFWGTGAFTEFVAQTATECYTPCLEDASCTGGTFNPHKQQCWLRTGSAAIGGGIPSDYAFTVSSSLGDAYAQSLMHAGRTFWGTGPLHEFTTTSAAACYQACIHNGSCTGGTFNPHKQQCWLRTGNADVGAGLVSDSAFVISAGRRDEALQALVTKFAPRLRFDGSAPNYPMSAQVFYDAAVAKPQTGRVDNTDIASLSAGTIPTYTQATVCGAQVRIQYWFFYGHQPSCDGVSGAHSGDWERIMVTLREDRSQIAAVTYWTHGYYYTRLVERGHVPIEDSTHPVVFAGKNSHASFYNQGGVGEVCWPAWGEWRNNSNGAHIDTWNNLVSLAANAEPWMSHDRKGDFEYWGDDGVSTHPTQAWPSCNMPAASWKTGLETWEHTDCEYGDTEALETCWTSGWDSYTKAWTIGVTDRGLIKPN